The nucleotide sequence GGAAGCTTTCGCGCACGCAGCGCTTGACGCGGTTGCGGTCGACGGCGCGCGCGAGCAGGCGCTTGCCGACGACCATTCCCAGTCGCGGGTACCCGACCGCGTTGGGACGTGCCATCACCATCAGATAATCGGTACGGGCGCGCTGGTTATCGGCGAATACCCGGTCGAAATCGGCCGTGACGACGAGCCGGGCGAGACGCGGGCCCTTCGCGCGCGGGGTCGCTGCGGCGATCAGACGGCCAGGCGGGCGCGGCCCTTGGCGCGGCGGGCATTGATGACCGCGCGACCGGCCTTGGTCTTCATGCGTGCGCGGAAACCGTGGGT is from Thiobacillus denitrificans ATCC 25259 and encodes:
- the rpmH gene encoding 50S ribosomal protein L34; its protein translation is MKRTYQPSTVRRKRTHGFRARMKTKAGRAVINARRAKGRARLAV
- the rnpA gene encoding ribonuclease P protein component, whose translation is MIAAATPRAKGPRLARLVVTADFDRVFADNQRARTDYLMVMARPNAVGYPRLGMVVGKRLLARAVDRNRVKRCVRESFRQVLAELPACDYVVRLIAKPLPGDEARDLPRTFVRAGKRAMAKWPGEAAAPQAPDSSSN